AAAAAAACCTGAAAGAAATTTTTAATAATAAAAATCCCAACAGGTTACAAACAAACTATAGATTCTAATCTAAGAATCTAAAAACTAAAAACTCACTATCTGAAAAAGTATTTAGATAGTTCAGGTTAAAAAACCTCAAATAAATATTCAATTAATTATATCATTAATATTAATTAGAGACAATACGTAGCATAATATTTTTCAACATTTAACAATACTTCTAAAGGAACTTTAAAGAAATTGCAGAGGATCCACATCTTCTTCGTAGAAATTTTCTCTCCACCTTCAACAGTAGTATATCCTACTTTTGTCATATCTAATACCACGCTCATATCATCAGCTGAAAGTCCAATATGTTCTCTAATCTTTTTGATATTATTCATGTCTACCATAATTATTTTAAACTGGACATATAATTCGCCTGTATCTTCATCACTTTTTATTTCAACAGCTTCTTGATCCAAATCTAACTCGTATCTTCTGGAATTGATAGATATCACATTTCCTTCAATAAAAATACTATCTCCATAATAAGTCTTCCCATCCCTAACTTCTATGTCTTCTCTTCTATATTTTTTCTTAATTGTCTTCTTATATTTTGGAAATCCTTCCTGTCTTAGAGTTCTAGATAATTCACGGTCATGAGTTTTCATCATATTTATATCAAATACTTCTTTTCTAGAATATTTTATAGTATATATTGCTTTTAATTGTACATAAGATCGTTCTATATCAACACTAATAATATCTATCTTCTTTAATATTCCAAGTTCACTAATACTAAAAATTTGATTATTTACTTTCTCTAACAAATCCTTATTCTCTGTTAAAGTAGATTTATCAATCTCGCTTAAACCATCAAGCGAGATACTCGTCTCAAGAGAGTGCTCTGTAACATCTATAACATCTAACTCAATATCATTCTCTCTTATGTCATATAATTTGTAAAAACTTATATTAAAATATTTAAGTGCTTTAAGTGTTGTCTTTCCGGAGAAATTGACCTTTCCATTTTCTACGGCATTTAAGTGTAAATCATTTATTTCAAGAGCTTCAGCAACCTCTCTAACACTGAGACCCCTTCCTTCCCTAATCTTTTTCAAATTATTTGGCAGTATGTTTGGAACAAAATACTTTTTTACCTCAATCATTCTAATACCTCCTTTTTGAGTTCACAAAAGAAACCAAAAAAATTATATCTCAAAATTATGTGCTTTGTATGTATTCTTAATATGCTTTTGGATAATTTTTTTCTTTAGAAAGTTCATTCATTCTAGATATTAGAATTGGTTTTGCAATTTTAAATATCTCAGGGTCAAATTTTCTACCCACTTCACTTTCCATAATTTCGATAACATTCGGAATAGAAAAATTTCTATAAATTCTCGGTGTTATCATTGCATCGAATACATCTGCTACTGTCAATATCCTGCTCTCAACCGGAATACTATTACCCAATAAGTTGTCTGGATAACCAGTTCCATCCCAGTTTTCATGATGATGTCTTATAATTTTCGAATAAATTTCCCCTTCATCTTCATCCAAATACTCTGAGCATACAATCCATTCAGAAAATTCAGAATGTCTCTTCATATTTTCAAACTCTTCAAAATTTAATCTAGAAGGTTTGTTTAGAATTTTTTTAGGGATAAAAATTTTCCCTACATCGTGCAATAAGCCTAAGTGAAAAAGATTACAATGTTCTATTTTCATTGCATCACCAATTGCTTTTGCTACTATGCCTACATTATAACTGTGAAGAATAAGTTCAGCATCATAGGGATTCTCTTTTCTAATCATTCCTAACCACCTTTAATATGTTCTTACTTAATTATATCATATCCATATTCATAAACAATATATACATTTCTTTATGTATCTTTAGAATATTAAAGTTTTATGGCAAAAGTAAAGAGCATATATCTAATTATATGCTCTTAGTCTCTATTTAGAAAAAATTTTTTAATTTCCATTCTAGCCCTATGACTAGGATTTTCAATTGTTCCTATATTTTGTATGGAAAATTGTAGAATACTTCTATTTATATCATTTATAACTCTTAAGTCAGTAGTAAACAAGACTTTTGAATAATCAAGACCTTTTACTACTAATTTTTTAAATACTTCAAGTAGCTGATTATCATCTTCACCAACAATCACTAACATTGGTGGTTCCAACATCTGAGGAGTCACTATAAAATCTTCACACATACCAAAATAATCACTAACTTTAACTTCGAATTTTTCTATTTCAGTAGGATAAGATCTACTGATCAAAAAAACATATTTCTTGGTTCCAGTTTCTACAATCATATCCGATTTAAAGGAGTTAATTTTGTAATCAAACTTAGCACTTTCAAAATCCATCCCAGATCTTAAATACTCCAAATATATTTGATTCCTAGCTAAAATTCTTTTTTTAGTCTCAAGAGGCCTAATACTGTCTGTCTGCTTCCATTTTGATGGCCACTCTCTACTTCTTAATAAAACATTTCCTACCTTCTCTAAACAGTATATCCTAGTATTAGATTTTGACTCTTCTGATACAGTCATATATCTAGATATTATATTAGTTTTATTCAAGAAATTAAGCCTTCGTTGGACTTTTTCTTGTTCAACATTATAGCCTTTTAGATTAATCAACTGAGTTATCATTCGGCTCGTAGAAAACTCAAGTTCAGATACGCATTTTAAAATCTCGTAATCAATGCCATTTACCTCTCCTCTTTTAACTTTTATCATAATATGTTCAAGACTAATGGAAGTCTTTCTTCCATCGTAAATATCTTTTTCATTACGATATGCCGAAAAAGGTGATTTAGATACTATTTTATTTTCATCTGCTAATAAATTCAAGTTCTACCCCCTCTCTAACTTTTCTTCAATCTTTATTAATCTAATATTCTTAATTTGATTCTACGTTTTTTTTCATCAATTTGATGTATCTTAACTTTTACCTTATCACCATATTTATAATAATGATCACCATAAAAGTCGGCTAAGCCTTCAAAATCCTCAGAAATCTCTACGTATAATCCAGTTCTATCGTGATTAAAATTCTTAATTTTTCCTGAGACAACATCATCTACTTCAAATTCTTTCTTAAAATCACTAAAGTCCTTAAATAGTGGTTGTCTAGTAAAACTAAGTGATAGATTACCAAAATCTAGTACTTTCTTTTCCTTCACTACAACATCAATTTCATCACCGATGTCATATTTTTCTCTTGGACTTTTTATAAAAGCTTTGCATATATCTCTTAAATGTAGGTACCCTACAACATCCCCACCTACATCAACGAAAAGTGCTTGAGTACTAACTCCTACTACTCTACCTCTCAGTACATGTCCAACTTTAAGCTCTTCTACATATTTATCTTTAACTTTCTTTATAACATCGGTTCTTTTTAACTCAAGTACAGTTCTACCTAACTGATCTTTATCAGGGTAGATCTTTTCAACTTTTGCTTCAATCATTTGAGACAACTTGTCTCGTGCAATTTTTATATTATTGCCATTCTTTCTCATATAAGTTACATCTTCTCTCTTAATTAAGCCAATAATTCTGCTTGTCAATGCTACCATCATATCTCCATTTTTAGTTACCTTAAAACAATTCCCAAGTACTGTTTCGTCATTATAAAGCGAATTCCTTACCTTTTGCATAGCGATTTTATCATTCAAATATGGAACTTCTGAATAAACTTCAGGAAAGTCATTTTCATATCTAACAACATCATATTTCTCGCCATCAATCATCATTTTATCATTCATCACTTTTCCCCCTTATTTTTTATATCTTGTATTAAATACTGTTGAGTGCTATTATATAATTTTTGAGTATAACCTATTAAATAGATATCTCCTTTTTTAACTTTCGATAGAAATTTTTTTATGTTATCATGATTTTTATTCATTTTGTTTTCTTTAAATAAAACTAATTGTACCTTTTCACCAGTCGTATTATCTATAGCATCACTTAAAAAGAATATCTTATTATTAGCGTTTTTTCCATTCGAAAATTTTACATCTCCAGATATGGTCACTTCTGTATAATCATAATCTAATGTATCATCAATTTCATATTCCTTTAAGTAGTCATCCCTCATAATACCCATAATTTTTAGAGCATGTTTTATTCCATCTGTTCTAGCACTTTTTTCAGCGGTTTTTAAATCATCACAAGTTGAAAACCCTACTCCCTGTGCAGAAAAGCAAGGAATAAACTTGGATCCTGGAATACCATTGCTATCCTCGTAATCAGTGTGATTACCTATCTGAATTTCCACACCCATTCTCACTAGATAACCACTATCTAGTTTATCCACTTCTCTATCATACAAAAAGTTTACATGAGTGCTTCCAAACACCTTTTGCACCCTATCAATTTGCTTCATTACCTTTACATTTCTTGACGTAAAGTTGTCACCCTTCGTTATCTCTATTTCCTCTTCAGGAAAAGGTTCACGAAGAAGTAATAACAACCTCTCAACATCAAAACTAGTAATTCTGCTTTTTTCAAAATCTATTGGTTTAGGAAGATCATTATCAGTTCTTAATTTTTCTAAGTAATTTTCTCTTGCCATACCTTCCCCCCCTACTCTCTATTTTCTTCTTATTATAACACAATATATATATTTATAAAATCGCTTTTATAATATACAAAATATACTAATTTGCAATTCTATCTATCAGTTTTCCTGTTGTATCATATAGAGCACCAGGATCACCATTATTATTCCATATATACTTAGATGTCCATATTAATTTCCCTTTTTCTTCAGTCTCTTCTCCTCTTTTACCAGACAGTACGACAACACTTGCTCCAGGACTTAATGTAGTTTCTTGTGGAAAGTAATACGTCTGATTACCTTTTTCTGAAACAATTTGCCATTCTGAAATATTAACAATTTCACTAGAATTATTTGTGATGACAACTTCTTCAGAAAAATTATTCTTTGATCCCATAACTATATTACCTTTTCTAGTAGAAGTTATGGAGGTACTTTCCATAGTTTTATTACTTCCATCATCATCTACTGTTGAATCAGCTAAAATGTACACTGGAATATGATCACTAATAGTCTTTCTTACAATAGAATGATTATTTCTTGTAAAATTAACCACACCAGAACCCTTTACCTCATCTGTATATTTTGAATAAAATATATTATCATACGCTGAGGCTAATCCCTTAGTTCCTATAGTAGTCTTTATATCGCTGTCAATAGCATTTTTTATACCATCTATATACTCTAGGTCAAAAGCAAGATTATCTGCAGGTAAGTTGAAATCTCCTGCAATTAAAATATCATTTTCCATTGTATCAAGCTCTTGAAAATATGTATATACTAAGTCTAGATTACTAACTTCATTTACTCTCTGACTTTTACTCTTTCCGTATATTCCATGGAACAACACTAAAGTAAAGTCAAACTCATTTACTTTAAATGTTGCACCATATGGTTCACGTTCAAAAATATCTTGCTTGTCAGGATAAAAACCAACAGCAGATAATAACTTAACTTCATCAGTAAAAACATATGCATAGTATTCTTTATATGTACCTCTACCAACTTTTAAATCACTGATATGATAACTCCAATTTTTCTCTGCATTCATATCATTTAACGATTTCACTAATTGTTCTACACCTTCCTTATTCATTACCTCTTCAAGTCCAACAATGTCGAAATCTTTGATAACTTCTGCCATTGACTTTATATCTTTATTATTGTTCCACCCAAGGTGTAGAGCATTAAAGCTAGCAATAGTGACTTGTTTCTCATCTACTTCAGCAAATGATATAATTCCAGTAAATACTACTATACACACTATCATAATTGCAGTTAATTTCTTTAATCTATTCATTTTTATCATCCTCTCTACAATACAATCATATAATACCAACTTCATATCTATTTCTTTTTATCGGATCCGTTTCAATCAACTTTCTTTCTTCATGGCTTAATTCCCACTTTATAAAATATAGTAACTCATTGCTTATTTCATTATGATATTTTTCTAGAAGAAACTTATTAAGCAGAACGTTCGCTCTCTTTGAAAAATATTCTGCTTCTTCATTACTATTAAAGCAATATTCCTTTCCGTTTATTAATCCTAAAAATATTCTCATTACAGATCTTACGTTCTTACAATTTATATATAACTTAGTAGGTCTATGATTAAAAATTCTACCAAGGAGTTTTCGTGTTCTTTTCATTTCAATCAGAATATACCTCCATCAAGTCTCTCATAACTCTACCTTCATTCTTATTAGTAAATTCAAGTAACACATTAACTTCATTATTTTTTTTTATTAAGTCAATCCTCATATCACCCCTCCTCATTTCGTCTATATTATACCATAAAAATACTCCGTTATGAAGTATTTTTAAAAACTAATAAGACTTCTTTCGTTTATTTAATAACTTAATATATTCAATTTTAATAAAAAAGAAAGAGGCCTATAGGCCTCAAAATACAAGCAAATTTCAATTATACTATTATACATTACCATTCTAGTATTGTACCAGAGTTATATAGTTCCGTGTAATATTTACAATCATTTTCATCTTTAAAGATATGTTTAAAAAAATTCAATCCATTAGGTGTTTCATAATAAAACTGAACAACATCTCCAATATCGTACCTTGGTACAACATCTACTAAATCATCAATATATTGTGACATTTTATATACCACCTTTCGAATATTCTTCTAACACACTTTCAAAAGACGAATCAGTAATATTAAAGCAACTATATTTTTTTTGCATATCCTTAGCTACTTTCTTTCTCTTTTCAATAGCTAATTTTCTATCATCAGATAAATATATATCCGTGATAACATTAACATAATTTTTGTACTCACTTTTAAATTCTAGATAGACACTCTTATCAAGCTTATCATCACTAAGCTTTGATATATAGAGTGCTAATAAAGCTTCACTCGTCACGAGTGAATGTTTTCTCTTTTGCTTTTCAACAATCGATAATTCATCACTCTGTAATTCTTTGTTCAGCTCTACTACAGTATATGCCTTATCTATAAAACTATATAGTATAGATTCATCTATACTAACAACATTAAGAAGTTTTTCATAGGCTAGTTTAAGAGTTTCACCCTTTACACCTACAAAAAAAATATCATCGTCAACTAAGTTACCACTAAATACTGACTTGAAATATTTCTTGCACTCCTTTTTAGGAGCCATTGTGTCAGCAAACATGAAAGTAACTGCTTTTACAATACTCATACTTTCTCTTTTCATAAAAACCTCCAATCTGACGAATAATCGTCTTAAAAAACTTATGAAGAGGGTTTAATCCCTCTTCAAAACTTTATTTACATTCCTAAAGTAAGCTGTCCTGGAGCTTGGTCATCCATACTTTTAATGCCAAATATCTCCTTGCTCCTCTGTAGAGCATACTCCAAGTCTGTTTTAATTCCTTTATCCAGATACAACAACTCAATAAACTCAAGTTTCAATAGATATTCAAAAATATCTTCTTCTGGTATACTAAAAATTCCATATAAAGACCTACTTAACTTACTTGCTAGTAATTCTTTTATATGTTCCATAAA
The sequence above is drawn from the Tissierellales bacterium genome and encodes:
- a CDS encoding helix-turn-helix transcriptional regulator; amino-acid sequence: MIEVKKYFVPNILPNNLKKIREGRGLSVREVAEALEINDLHLNAVENGKVNFSGKTTLKALKYFNISFYKLYDIRENDIELDVIDVTEHSLETSISLDGLSEIDKSTLTENKDLLEKVNNQIFSISELGILKKIDIISVDIERSYVQLKAIYTIKYSRKEVFDINMMKTHDRELSRTLRQEGFPKYKKTIKKKYRREDIEVRDGKTYYGDSIFIEGNVISINSRRYELDLDQEAVEIKSDEDTGELYVQFKIIMVDMNNIKKIREHIGLSADDMSVVLDMTKVGYTTVEGGEKISTKKMWILCNFFKVPLEVLLNVEKYYATYCL
- a CDS encoding HD domain-containing protein; translated protein: MIRKENPYDAELILHSYNVGIVAKAIGDAMKIEHCNLFHLGLLHDVGKIFIPKKILNKPSRLNFEEFENMKRHSEFSEWIVCSEYLDEDEGEIYSKIIRHHHENWDGTGYPDNLLGNSIPVESRILTVADVFDAMITPRIYRNFSIPNVIEIMESEVGRKFDPEIFKIAKPILISRMNELSKEKNYPKAY
- a CDS encoding replication-relaxation family protein, with the translated sequence MNLLADENKIVSKSPFSAYRNEKDIYDGRKTSISLEHIMIKVKRGEVNGIDYEILKCVSELEFSTSRMITQLINLKGYNVEQEKVQRRLNFLNKTNIISRYMTVSEESKSNTRIYCLEKVGNVLLRSREWPSKWKQTDSIRPLETKKRILARNQIYLEYLRSGMDFESAKFDYKINSFKSDMIVETGTKKYVFLISRSYPTEIEKFEVKVSDYFGMCEDFIVTPQMLEPPMLVIVGEDDNQLLEVFKKLVVKGLDYSKVLFTTDLRVINDINRSILQFSIQNIGTIENPSHRARMEIKKFFLNRD
- a CDS encoding S1 RNA-binding domain-containing protein is translated as MNDKMMIDGEKYDVVRYENDFPEVYSEVPYLNDKIAMQKVRNSLYNDETVLGNCFKVTKNGDMMVALTSRIIGLIKREDVTYMRKNGNNIKIARDKLSQMIEAKVEKIYPDKDQLGRTVLELKRTDVIKKVKDKYVEELKVGHVLRGRVVGVSTQALFVDVGGDVVGYLHLRDICKAFIKSPREKYDIGDEIDVVVKEKKVLDFGNLSLSFTRQPLFKDFSDFKKEFEVDDVVSGKIKNFNHDRTGLYVEISEDFEGLADFYGDHYYKYGDKVKVKIHQIDEKKRRIKLRILD
- a CDS encoding lamin tail domain-containing protein, whose product is MNRLKKLTAIMIVCIVVFTGIISFAEVDEKQVTIASFNALHLGWNNNKDIKSMAEVIKDFDIVGLEEVMNKEGVEQLVKSLNDMNAEKNWSYHISDLKVGRGTYKEYYAYVFTDEVKLLSAVGFYPDKQDIFEREPYGATFKVNEFDFTLVLFHGIYGKSKSQRVNEVSNLDLVYTYFQELDTMENDILIAGDFNLPADNLAFDLEYIDGIKNAIDSDIKTTIGTKGLASAYDNIFYSKYTDEVKGSGVVNFTRNNHSIVRKTISDHIPVYILADSTVDDDGSNKTMESTSITSTRKGNIVMGSKNNFSEEVVITNNSSEIVNISEWQIVSEKGNQTYYFPQETTLSPGASVVVLSGKRGEETEEKGKLIWTSKYIWNNNGDPGALYDTTGKLIDRIAN